One segment of Chloroflexota bacterium DNA contains the following:
- a CDS encoding ABC transporter ATP-binding protein, which produces MQNDGCVIRAEGLGKRFGDRWAVRDLTLDVGRGEIFGFLGPNGAGKTTTVRMLAGMIAPSEGQAWISGVDLASGQEVIRSRIGLLTETPGLYERMTAAANLDFHARLHGLPAPKRRERVRTCLELLGLWDRRDDHVSGFSKGMKQRLAIARAVVHEPVAVFLDEPTSGLDPESARDVRAVIRDLREAGRAIFLCTHNLDEARRLCDKVAVFRGRVLRFGTPAELEREVLSHRVGIRMTGGGGQFLEVVRVLPMVRAADLTDDLLVVEVDSLERDVPPVVRTLVGAGADVQRVAEIDSALERAYLAIVGESQADREVQPA; this is translated from the coding sequence ATGCAGAACGACGGCTGCGTCATCCGCGCCGAGGGTCTCGGGAAGCGCTTCGGCGACCGCTGGGCGGTCCGCGATCTGACCCTCGACGTGGGGCGAGGCGAGATTTTCGGCTTCCTGGGGCCGAATGGCGCCGGCAAGACCACGACCGTCCGAATGCTGGCGGGGATGATCGCGCCGAGCGAGGGGCAGGCCTGGATCAGCGGGGTCGATCTTGCCAGCGGCCAGGAGGTCATCCGCTCGCGGATCGGGCTGCTGACCGAGACGCCCGGCCTCTACGAGCGGATGACGGCCGCTGCCAACCTTGACTTTCACGCCCGGCTGCACGGTCTGCCTGCTCCGAAGCGCCGCGAACGGGTGCGGACCTGTCTGGAGCTGCTCGGGCTGTGGGATCGTCGCGACGATCATGTCTCGGGCTTTTCCAAAGGGATGAAGCAGCGGCTGGCTATCGCGCGGGCCGTCGTCCACGAGCCGGTCGCCGTCTTCCTGGACGAGCCGACCAGCGGCCTCGATCCCGAGTCGGCCCGCGACGTGCGCGCCGTCATCCGCGATCTGCGCGAGGCCGGGCGCGCCATCTTCCTGTGTACGCACAACCTCGACGAGGCCCGCCGCCTCTGCGACAAGGTCGCCGTATTCCGAGGGCGGGTGCTCCGCTTCGGCACGCCGGCCGAGCTTGAGCGCGAGGTGCTGAGCCACCGCGTGGGCATCCGAATGACTGGCGGTGGCGGCCAGTTTCTGGAGGTCGTGCGGGTGTTGCCGATGGTCCGCGCCGCCGACCTGACCGACGATCTGCTGGTGGTCGAGGTCGATTCGCTGGAGCGGGACGTCCCGCCGGTGGTCCGCACACTGGTGGGGGCCGGCGCTGACGTGCAGCGGGTGGCTGAGATCGACTCGGCCCTGGAGCGTGCGTATCTCGCCATCGTCGGCGAGAGCCAGGCCGACCGCGAGGTGCAGCCAGCATGA
- a CDS encoding ABC transporter permease codes for MNRLLTVILKELEDVRHSRLILTTLVIPTILYIVLSVVALRVGSMPGVAGLTGSELQALERSVPRPNDLSATAFQALIVDQVLVLFMLAPLFIPLTIASYSIIGEKQLRTLEPLLATPIHTWELLGAKALAALIPGVAVSWISYVGFMLVSAVTVSTDVVRVALAPVWLVSFGLLAPLFALLAVGMAVIASSRTSDPRAAQQLGAVVILPISGLLTAQVFGVVRLDVSHALMLTAGAALADVLLLLAAVRLFDRETILTRWR; via the coding sequence ATGAACCGACTGTTGACGGTCATCCTCAAAGAGCTGGAGGACGTGCGCCACAGCCGCCTGATCCTGACCACCCTGGTGATCCCGACGATCCTCTACATCGTGCTGTCGGTCGTGGCGCTGCGGGTCGGTTCGATGCCCGGCGTGGCCGGCCTGACCGGCTCGGAGCTGCAGGCGTTGGAGCGGTCGGTTCCCCGCCCCAACGATCTGTCGGCTACGGCGTTTCAGGCGTTGATCGTCGATCAGGTGCTGGTGCTGTTCATGCTCGCGCCGCTCTTTATCCCGCTGACCATCGCCAGCTACAGCATCATCGGCGAGAAGCAGTTACGGACCCTGGAGCCGCTGCTCGCCACCCCGATTCACACCTGGGAGCTGCTTGGGGCGAAGGCGCTGGCTGCCCTGATCCCAGGGGTGGCGGTGAGCTGGATCAGCTACGTCGGCTTCATGCTGGTCAGCGCCGTGACCGTGAGCACCGACGTGGTGCGGGTTGCCCTGGCGCCGGTCTGGCTGGTTTCGTTCGGGCTGCTCGCGCCGCTGTTCGCGCTGCTGGCCGTCGGGATGGCCGTGATCGCGTCGTCGCGCACCAGCGATCCGCGCGCCGCGCAGCAGCTGGGCGCGGTGGTGATCCTGCCGATCTCCGGTCTGCTGACAGCCCAGGTCTTCGGCGTGGTGCGGCTGGACGTGAGCCACGCGCTGATGCTGACGGCCGGCGCGGCGCTGGCAGACGTGCTGCTGTTGCTGGCAGCCGTCCGCCTCTTCGACCGCGAGACGATCCTCACCCGCTGGCGGTAG
- a CDS encoding response regulator, translating to MARALVIDDDVANGRIVTKYLQREGHQVTTQTESRRGLDAAIANPPDLVILDVMMPDLDGFSVCRELRAAEPTRDVPVIFLSARADLQDRIHGLDEGAVDYLVKPVMPEELLARVRAALRTKALQDQLRAANAELQTADRHRQDLVSMLAHDIRGMISAVSSAVEMARLDLEDLPSRDAHRFLGIAERNAAELIELTTNLLDSYRLSEGRLRPRAQAVSLAAVADEIVDRLAAQAVQRDVRLEVVGEPVEHVQADVDLLGRVLLNLVTNAVKFTPPGSRVQIDLEANLAPPAGQDGIVVSVQDEGPGVAPEHRAQLFERFTPLALPGGRRPVGSGLGLAFCRQALELMGGAIWLADTPGPGSTFAFVVPRLARPEAV from the coding sequence ATGGCGCGTGCACTCGTGATCGACGACGACGTTGCGAACGGCCGGATCGTCACGAAGTACCTGCAGCGCGAGGGCCATCAGGTAACCACCCAGACTGAAAGCCGGCGCGGCCTCGACGCGGCGATCGCGAACCCGCCGGACCTCGTCATTCTCGACGTGATGATGCCCGACCTGGACGGGTTCTCCGTCTGCCGCGAGCTGCGCGCCGCCGAGCCGACGCGCGATGTGCCCGTCATCTTCCTCAGTGCGCGCGCCGATCTCCAGGATCGCATTCATGGTCTGGACGAGGGTGCTGTTGACTACCTCGTGAAGCCGGTCATGCCCGAGGAGCTGCTCGCACGGGTGCGGGCGGCCCTCCGCACCAAGGCCCTGCAGGATCAGCTCCGTGCCGCGAACGCCGAGCTGCAAACGGCCGACCGCCATCGGCAGGATCTGGTCAGCATGCTGGCCCACGACATTCGCGGCATGATCTCGGCGGTGTCGAGCGCCGTCGAGATGGCCCGCCTGGACCTTGAGGATCTGCCGTCCCGCGATGCGCACCGTTTCCTGGGGATCGCCGAGCGGAACGCCGCCGAGCTGATCGAGCTGACCACCAACCTGCTCGACTCCTATCGCCTCTCCGAGGGGCGGCTGCGACCGCGCGCGCAGGCGGTCTCGCTGGCGGCCGTTGCCGATGAGATCGTCGACCGGCTGGCGGCGCAGGCGGTCCAGCGCGACGTGCGCCTCGAAGTGGTCGGCGAGCCGGTCGAACACGTCCAGGCCGATGTCGACCTGCTCGGCCGGGTGCTGCTGAATCTCGTCACCAACGCCGTCAAGTTCACGCCGCCCGGCAGCCGTGTCCAGATCGACCTCGAAGCCAACCTGGCCCCGCCGGCGGGGCAGGACGGCATCGTCGTGTCGGTCCAGGACGAGGGGCCGGGCGTGGCTCCCGAGCACCGCGCCCAGCTGTTCGAGCGGTTCACGCCGTTGGCGCTGCCGGGCGGCCGGCGACCGGTCGGGTCGGGGTTGGGGCTGGCGTTCTGCCGGCAGGCGCTGGAGCTGATGGGCGGCGCGATCTGGCTGGCGGACACGCCCGGCCCGGGCAGCACGTTCGCGTTCGTGGTGCCGCGCCTCGCGAGACCCGAGGCTGTCTAG